The following are from one region of the Klebsiella aerogenes genome:
- the brnQ gene encoding branched-chain amino acid transporter carrier protein BrnQ — translation MTHQLKSRDIIALGFMTFALFVGAGNIIFPPMVGLQAGEHVWTAAIGFLITAVGLPVLTVVALAKVGGGVERLSSPIGKVAGILLAVVCYLAVGPLFATPRTATVSFEVGIAPLTGDGALPLLIYSIIYFALVILVSLYPGKLLDTVGNFLAPLKIIALIVLAVAAVIWPAGPISDAMEAYRTAPFSNGFVNGYLTMDTLGAMVFGIVIVNAARSRGVSEARLLTRYTVWAGLMAGVGLTLLYLALFRLGSDSATLVEQSANGAAILHSYVQHTFGGAGSFLLAALIFIACLVTAVGLTCACAEFFAQYLPLSYRSLVFILGLFSMAVSNLGLSHLIQISIPVLTAIYPPCIALVVLSFTRGWWHNSSRVIAPAMFISLMFGIIDGVKASAFADILPKWFESLPLAAQGLAWLMPTAVMAVLAAIIDRAAGSQVVSKAH, via the coding sequence ATGACCCATCAGTTAAAATCTCGCGACATCATTGCGCTGGGCTTTATGACCTTCGCGCTGTTTGTCGGCGCAGGCAACATTATTTTCCCTCCGATGGTTGGCTTACAGGCCGGCGAACACGTCTGGACCGCAGCTATTGGCTTTCTGATTACCGCCGTGGGTCTGCCGGTGCTAACGGTGGTCGCGCTGGCGAAAGTCGGCGGCGGCGTTGAGCGTCTGAGCTCGCCGATCGGCAAGGTCGCGGGTATTCTGCTGGCGGTGGTGTGCTATCTGGCGGTTGGGCCGCTGTTCGCGACCCCGCGTACCGCGACCGTCTCATTTGAAGTGGGGATTGCCCCGCTGACCGGCGACGGCGCGCTGCCGCTGCTGATTTATAGCATCATCTATTTCGCGCTGGTGATTTTGGTTTCCCTCTATCCGGGCAAACTGCTGGATACCGTTGGTAACTTCCTGGCGCCGCTGAAAATTATCGCGCTGATCGTGCTGGCCGTCGCCGCCGTTATCTGGCCGGCAGGCCCGATTAGCGATGCGATGGAAGCCTATCGTACCGCGCCGTTCTCGAACGGCTTCGTCAACGGTTATCTGACCATGGACACCCTGGGCGCGATGGTCTTCGGTATCGTGATCGTTAACGCGGCGCGTTCCCGTGGCGTTAGCGAAGCGCGTCTGTTGACCCGCTACACCGTATGGGCTGGCCTGATGGCTGGTGTGGGCCTGACGCTGCTGTACCTGGCGTTGTTCCGCCTGGGTTCCGATAGCGCGACGCTGGTGGAGCAGTCTGCAAATGGTGCGGCAATCCTGCACTCCTACGTGCAGCATACCTTCGGCGGCGCAGGGAGTTTCCTGCTGGCGGCGTTAATCTTCATCGCTTGTCTGGTCACCGCGGTTGGCCTGACCTGCGCCTGTGCTGAGTTCTTTGCGCAGTATCTGCCGCTGTCATACCGTTCGCTGGTCTTTATTCTTGGCCTGTTCTCGATGGCGGTCTCTAACCTGGGTCTCAGCCACCTGATTCAGATTTCGATTCCGGTGTTAACCGCTATCTATCCGCCGTGTATCGCACTGGTGGTATTAAGTTTTACCCGCGGTTGGTGGCATAATTCCTCCCGCGTTATCGCACCGGCAATGTTTATCAGCCTGATGTTTGGTATCATTGACGGCGTTAAAGCGTCGGCATTTGCCGATATTCTGCCGAAATGGTTCGAAAGCCTGCCGCTGGCAGCGCAAGGTCTGGCATGGTTAATGCCGACCGCGGTGATGGCCGTGCTGGCCGCGATTATCGATCGCGCAGCGGGTAGCCAGGTGGTCTCGAAAGCCCACTAA
- a CDS encoding antibiotic biosynthesis monooxygenase: MAQQKSVTLVISHLLDPQNGQRYEEWLGKIMPVAAEFPGHLGANVIRPAAGQNLWSVIIRFDTIEHLYAWTQSETRRELVAEIAPLLNEGDRTEVRTEPAFWFTPPEVNVRQPLRWKQFLITLLVIFPSTNLVPWLTGMLLPMLQGSLLLHLINDALVVALVVWLWMPIVTRLFAGWLKKA, encoded by the coding sequence ATGGCGCAACAGAAATCGGTGACGCTGGTCATTAGTCATCTGCTCGATCCACAAAACGGCCAGCGGTATGAAGAGTGGTTGGGGAAAATCATGCCGGTTGCGGCGGAGTTTCCCGGCCATCTTGGCGCCAACGTCATTCGCCCGGCGGCCGGGCAAAATCTCTGGAGCGTGATTATCCGCTTCGACACCATTGAACATCTTTATGCCTGGACACAGTCGGAAACTCGCCGCGAGCTGGTGGCGGAAATCGCACCGCTCCTCAATGAAGGCGATCGTACCGAAGTTCGCACTGAACCGGCATTCTGGTTCACCCCGCCGGAGGTCAATGTCCGCCAGCCGCTGCGCTGGAAACAGTTTCTGATAACCCTGCTGGTCATTTTCCCCAGTACCAACCTGGTGCCCTGGCTGACCGGGATGCTGCTGCCCATGCTGCAGGGGAGCTTGTTATTGCATCTGATTAACGATGCGCTGGTGGTTGCGTTGGTGGTCTGGTTGTGGATGCCCATCGTGACCCGTCTGTTTGCCGGCTGGTTGAAAAAAGCCTGA
- a CDS encoding hydrolase has product MSIRELIDPSNSTLIFIDHQPQMAFGVANIDRQTLKNNTVALAKAGKIFNVPVIYTSVETKSFSGYIWPELLAVHPQVKPIERTSMNSWEDDGFVNAVKATGRKKLIISALWTEVCLTFPALMALEAGYEVYVVTDTSGGTSVDAHERAIDRMVQAGAVPVTWQQVLLEYQRDWSRKETYDAVMDLVREHSGAYGMGVDYAYTMVHGAPERKA; this is encoded by the coding sequence ATGTCTATTCGTGAACTGATTGATCCGTCTAACTCCACTCTTATTTTTATTGATCACCAACCGCAGATGGCTTTTGGCGTGGCCAATATCGATCGCCAGACGTTGAAGAATAATACCGTCGCGCTGGCCAAAGCGGGTAAGATCTTTAATGTTCCGGTTATTTATACTTCTGTCGAAACGAAAAGCTTTAGCGGCTATATCTGGCCGGAGCTGCTGGCGGTTCATCCTCAAGTAAAACCGATTGAACGGACTTCCATGAACTCCTGGGAAGACGACGGTTTTGTGAATGCCGTGAAAGCCACCGGGCGTAAAAAACTGATTATTTCCGCTCTGTGGACTGAAGTGTGCCTGACCTTCCCGGCGCTGATGGCGCTGGAAGCAGGCTATGAAGTGTATGTGGTGACCGATACCTCAGGTGGTACCTCCGTTGACGCTCACGAGCGCGCTATTGACCGCATGGTGCAGGCTGGCGCCGTGCCGGTGACCTGGCAGCAGGTACTGCTTGAGTACCAGCGTGACTGGTCGCGTAAGGAGACCTACGACGCGGTGATGGATCTGGTCCGTGAGCATAGCGGCGCATACGGTATGGGCGTGGATTATGCTTATACGATGGTGCATGGCGCGCCGGAACGTAAAGCCTAA
- the proY gene encoding proline-specific permease ProY yields MESSNKLKRGLSTRHIRFMALGSAIGTGLFYGSADAIKMAGPSVLLAYIIGGVAAYIIMRALGEMSVHNPSASSFSRYAQENLGGLAGYITGWTYCFEILIVAIADVTAFGIYMGVWFPAVPHWIWVLSVVLIICAVNLMSVKVFGELEFWFSFFKVATIIIMILAGFGIIIWGIGNGGQPTGIHNLWSNGGFFSNGWLGMVMSLQMVMFAYGGIEIIGITAGEAKDPEKSIPRAINSVPMRILVFYVGTLFVIMSIYPWNLVGTSGSPFVMTFQHMGITFAAGILNFVVLTASLSAINSDVFGVGRMLHGMAEQGSAPKVFAKTSRRGTPWVTVMVMTVALLFAVYLNYIMPENVFLVIASLATFATVWVWIMILLSQIAFRRRLSPEEVKALKFKVPGGVATTVVGLLFLVFIIALIGYHPDTRISLYVGFAWIVLLLIGWKMKTRRDRQLAQAQ; encoded by the coding sequence ATGGAAAGTAGTAACAAGCTTAAGCGCGGGCTAAGTACCCGGCACATTCGCTTTATGGCTCTTGGTTCCGCTATTGGTACCGGCCTGTTCTACGGTTCGGCAGACGCCATTAAAATGGCGGGCCCGAGCGTACTGTTGGCATACATTATCGGCGGCGTGGCGGCATATATCATTATGCGCGCGCTGGGCGAAATGTCGGTGCATAACCCTTCAGCCAGCTCCTTTTCGCGCTATGCGCAGGAAAACCTCGGTGGGTTGGCGGGTTACATCACCGGCTGGACATACTGTTTTGAAATCCTGATCGTCGCGATTGCCGACGTCACCGCCTTTGGTATCTACATGGGCGTCTGGTTCCCGGCGGTGCCGCACTGGATATGGGTACTGAGCGTGGTGCTGATTATCTGCGCCGTCAATTTGATGAGCGTGAAGGTCTTCGGCGAACTGGAGTTCTGGTTCTCCTTCTTTAAAGTCGCCACCATCATCATCATGATCCTCGCCGGTTTCGGCATCATCATTTGGGGTATCGGCAACGGCGGCCAGCCAACCGGTATTCACAACCTGTGGAGTAACGGCGGCTTCTTTAGCAACGGCTGGCTGGGTATGGTGATGTCATTGCAGATGGTGATGTTCGCCTACGGCGGGATTGAGATTATCGGTATTACCGCTGGTGAAGCGAAGGATCCGGAAAAATCTATCCCGCGCGCCATCAACTCGGTGCCGATGCGTATCCTGGTATTCTATGTGGGGACGCTGTTCGTCATTATGTCGATCTATCCGTGGAACCTGGTGGGCACGAGCGGCAGCCCATTCGTGATGACCTTCCAGCACATGGGGATCACCTTTGCTGCCGGGATCCTTAACTTCGTGGTGCTCACCGCGTCGCTGTCGGCGATTAACAGCGACGTCTTCGGCGTTGGCCGTATGCTGCATGGGATGGCCGAGCAGGGCAGTGCGCCGAAGGTGTTCGCCAAAACGTCGCGTCGCGGTACCCCGTGGGTGACGGTCATGGTGATGACCGTCGCGCTGCTGTTTGCGGTGTATCTTAACTACATCATGCCGGAAAACGTCTTCCTGGTGATTGCCTCACTGGCGACCTTCGCCACGGTGTGGGTGTGGATTATGATCCTGCTGTCACAGATTGCTTTCCGCCGCCGTCTGTCGCCGGAAGAGGTCAAAGCGCTGAAATTTAAAGTACCGGGCGGCGTCGCGACCACCGTGGTCGGCCTGCTGTTCCTGGTCTTTATTATCGCCCTGATCGGCTACCACCCGGATACCCGTATTTCGCTGTACGTGGGCTTCGCGTGGATTGTGTTGCTGCTGATTGGCTGGAAAATGAAGACCCGCCGCGATCGCCAACTGGCGCAAGCGCAGTAA
- the phoB gene encoding phosphate response regulator transcription factor PhoB, which yields MARRILVVEDEAPIREMVCFVLEQNGFQPVEAEDFDSAVNQLNEPWPDLILLDWMLPGGSGLQFIKQLKREAMTRDIPVVMLTARGEEEDRVRGLETGADDYITKPFSPKELVARIKAVMRRISPMAVEEVIEMQGLSLDPSSHRVMTGENPLDMGPTEFKLLHFFMTHPERVYSREQLLNHVWGTNVYVEDRTVDVHIRRLRKALEHSGHDRMVQTVRGTGYRFSARF from the coding sequence ATGGCGAGAAGAATTCTGGTCGTTGAAGATGAAGCTCCAATCCGCGAAATGGTCTGCTTTGTTCTGGAGCAAAACGGCTTTCAGCCCGTCGAGGCGGAAGATTTTGACAGTGCGGTGAATCAACTCAACGAACCCTGGCCTGATTTGATTCTCCTCGACTGGATGTTGCCGGGCGGATCAGGGCTGCAGTTTATTAAACAGCTTAAACGCGAAGCGATGACCCGCGATATACCGGTAGTGATGCTGACGGCGCGCGGCGAAGAAGAAGATCGCGTACGCGGCCTGGAAACCGGTGCGGATGATTACATCACCAAGCCATTCTCGCCGAAGGAGTTGGTGGCGCGGATTAAGGCGGTGATGCGACGTATTTCGCCGATGGCGGTAGAAGAGGTGATTGAAATGCAGGGCCTGAGCCTGGATCCCTCCTCGCATCGCGTGATGACTGGTGAAAACCCGCTGGACATGGGGCCGACCGAGTTTAAATTATTACACTTCTTTATGACTCACCCGGAACGCGTATACAGCCGCGAACAACTGCTGAATCACGTTTGGGGAACGAATGTTTATGTTGAAGACCGCACGGTGGATGTGCATATCCGCCGCCTGCGTAAAGCGCTGGAACACAGTGGCCATGACCGGATGGTACAGACGGTTCGCGGCACGGGATATCGTTTCTCCGCCCGTTTCTGA
- the malZ gene encoding maltodextrin glucosidase, whose amino-acid sequence MLKAWHLPVAPFIKEQQERLFITLWLSGEAMPQRVTLRAEEDNEELSLPMRRLRQSPRPGVVVWRGEINLANGQPRRRYSFKLLWADRQLWFTPQGFQRFPPARLEQFAVDLPDSGPQWVTDQVFYQIFPDRFARSEAREAGQDPVYYHHAAGQDIVLKAWDEPLTGEAGGSTFYGGDLDGISEKLPYLKQLGVTALYLNPVFVAPSVHKYDTVDYRRVDPQFGGDAALLRLRQNTHHEGMRLILDGVFNHTGDSHPWFDRHQQASSGACHHPDSPWREWFTFSEEGMAHNWLGYASLPKLDYCSASLVNEIYAGEDSVVRHWLKAPWSMDGWRLDVVHMLGEGGGARNNLRHIAGITQAAKQEQPEAFVFGEHFGDARQWLQADAEDAAMNYRGFTFPLWGFLANTDISYDPQNIDAQTCMAWMDNYRAGLSHQQQLRMFNQLDSHDTTRFKSLLGKDAARLPLAVIWLFCWPGVPCIYYGDEVGVDGDNDPFCRKPFPWDPARQDETLLALYQRMIRLRKGHQALRYGGCQVMYAEDNVVVFVRVYKQQRVLVAINRGDACEVVLEASPLLEGKTWQRKEGAGDLHDEVLSLPAITASVWCSR is encoded by the coding sequence ATGTTGAAGGCCTGGCACCTGCCGGTTGCTCCTTTTATTAAGGAGCAGCAGGAACGACTCTTTATTACATTGTGGCTCAGTGGCGAAGCTATGCCGCAGCGGGTCACGCTGCGTGCAGAAGAGGATAATGAAGAGCTGTCATTGCCGATGCGGCGCCTGCGTCAATCACCGCGCCCCGGCGTCGTCGTATGGCGCGGAGAGATCAATCTGGCGAATGGCCAACCGCGCCGCCGCTATAGCTTTAAGCTCTTATGGGCGGATCGTCAGTTGTGGTTTACGCCGCAAGGGTTTCAGCGTTTCCCGCCCGCGCGGCTGGAGCAGTTTGCTGTTGATCTACCGGATAGCGGCCCACAGTGGGTCACCGACCAGGTCTTTTATCAAATCTTTCCCGATCGATTCGCCCGTAGCGAAGCGCGTGAAGCCGGACAGGACCCGGTTTATTACCACCATGCGGCAGGGCAGGATATTGTGCTGAAAGCGTGGGATGAGCCGCTGACCGGCGAGGCGGGCGGCTCGACTTTTTACGGCGGCGATCTCGATGGTATCAGTGAAAAACTCCCCTACCTGAAGCAGCTTGGCGTCACTGCGCTGTATCTGAATCCGGTCTTCGTCGCCCCCAGTGTACACAAGTATGATACCGTGGATTACCGCCGCGTTGACCCGCAGTTCGGCGGTGATGCCGCGCTGCTGCGTTTACGGCAGAACACGCATCACGAAGGGATGCGTCTGATCCTTGATGGTGTGTTTAACCACACCGGCGACTCACATCCGTGGTTCGATCGTCATCAGCAGGCGAGCAGCGGCGCCTGTCATCACCCGGATTCGCCGTGGCGCGAGTGGTTTACCTTCTCTGAGGAGGGCATGGCGCATAACTGGTTGGGCTATGCTAGCTTGCCAAAGCTTGATTACTGTTCCGCGAGTCTGGTTAACGAGATTTATGCTGGTGAAGACAGCGTCGTGCGCCACTGGCTGAAAGCGCCGTGGAGCATGGATGGCTGGCGACTGGATGTGGTGCATATGCTGGGCGAAGGCGGCGGGGCGCGCAACAATCTGCGCCATATTGCCGGTATCACTCAGGCGGCGAAGCAGGAGCAGCCGGAGGCCTTTGTTTTCGGTGAACATTTTGGCGATGCGCGCCAATGGTTACAGGCCGATGCTGAAGACGCGGCAATGAATTACCGCGGTTTTACGTTCCCACTGTGGGGCTTCCTGGCCAATACCGATATCTCTTACGATCCGCAGAACATCGATGCACAGACCTGTATGGCGTGGATGGATAACTATCGCGCCGGGCTGTCGCACCAGCAGCAGTTGCGCATGTTTAACCAGCTGGATAGCCACGATACCACGCGTTTCAAATCCTTGCTGGGTAAAGATGCGGCGCGTCTGCCGTTGGCGGTGATATGGCTATTCTGCTGGCCGGGCGTGCCGTGCATTTACTACGGTGATGAAGTTGGCGTCGATGGCGACAACGATCCCTTCTGCCGTAAGCCGTTCCCGTGGGATCCGGCGCGACAGGATGAAACGCTGCTGGCGTTGTATCAACGCATGATCAGACTGCGTAAAGGCCATCAGGCGCTGCGTTATGGCGGTTGTCAGGTGATGTACGCCGAAGATAACGTGGTGGTGTTTGTCCGCGTCTATAAACAACAGCGGGTGCTGGTGGCGATTAACCGCGGCGATGCCTGCGAGGTGGTGCTGGAGGCGTCGCCGCTGCTGGAAGGGAAAACGTGGCAGCGTAAAGAAGGGGCGGGCGACCTGCACGATGAGGTGCTGAGTCTGCCCGCGATTACCGCCAGCGTATGGTGTAGCCGCTAA
- the sbcD gene encoding exonuclease subunit SbcD — MRILHTSDWHLGQNFYSKSRADEHAAFLDWLLARAQEHEVDAIIVAGDIFDTGSPPSYARELYNRFVVQLQQIGCHLVVLAGNHDSVATLNESREILAFLKTTVVANAGHAPFILPLRDGTPGAVFCPVPFLRPRELVVSQAGHSSGEKQQQLLTAISDYYQQQYQQACELRGERALPIIASGHLTTVGASKSDAVREIYIGTLDAFPASHFPPADYIALGHIHRAQVVGGCEHIRYSGSPLPLSFDETGKNKSVNLVSFNNGKLNEVTPLTVPISQPLAVLKGDFASITAQLQQWQDSAQQPPVWLDIEITSDEYLHDIQRKIQEQAESLPVEVLLVRRSRAQRERILAGERRETLSELQVEEVFARRLALETLDAPQQQRLEQLFNETLHSLNGEEHL; from the coding sequence ATGCGCATCCTACATACCTCCGACTGGCATCTCGGCCAGAACTTCTACAGCAAAAGCCGCGCCGACGAACACGCCGCCTTTCTCGACTGGCTGTTGGCCCGCGCGCAGGAACATGAGGTGGATGCGATTATCGTCGCCGGCGATATTTTTGATACCGGATCGCCGCCAAGCTACGCCCGCGAGCTGTACAACCGCTTTGTCGTCCAGCTGCAGCAAATCGGCTGCCACCTGGTGGTCCTGGCGGGTAACCACGATTCGGTGGCGACACTAAACGAATCGCGCGAAATTCTCGCCTTCCTGAAAACGACCGTTGTCGCCAATGCCGGTCACGCGCCGTTTATCCTACCGTTGCGTGACGGTACGCCCGGCGCGGTCTTCTGCCCGGTGCCGTTTTTACGTCCGCGCGAACTGGTTGTTAGCCAGGCCGGCCACTCCAGCGGTGAAAAGCAGCAGCAGTTGCTAACCGCCATCAGCGACTACTATCAACAGCAATATCAGCAGGCTTGCGAGCTCCGCGGCGAACGCGCGCTGCCAATTATCGCCAGCGGCCATCTCACCACCGTCGGCGCCAGCAAAAGCGACGCGGTACGCGAGATTTACATCGGCACCCTCGACGCCTTCCCGGCCAGCCACTTTCCCCCCGCCGATTACATTGCACTTGGCCATATTCACCGCGCGCAGGTCGTTGGCGGTTGCGAACATATTCGCTACAGCGGTTCGCCACTGCCGCTGAGCTTTGATGAAACCGGGAAAAACAAGAGCGTCAATCTGGTGTCGTTCAACAACGGCAAACTCAACGAGGTGACGCCGCTGACGGTGCCTATCAGCCAGCCGCTGGCGGTGCTAAAAGGCGATTTCGCCAGCATCACCGCGCAGCTCCAGCAGTGGCAGGATAGCGCGCAGCAACCGCCGGTGTGGCTGGACATCGAAATCACCAGCGATGAATACCTGCATGATATTCAAAGAAAAATTCAGGAGCAGGCCGAATCATTACCGGTTGAAGTGCTATTGGTGCGCCGCAGTCGCGCCCAGCGCGAACGCATCCTGGCCGGCGAGCGGCGAGAAACGCTGAGCGAACTGCAGGTGGAAGAGGTGTTTGCCCGCCGTCTGGCGCTGGAAACCCTCGATGCTCCGCAACAACAGCGTCTGGAGCAGTTGTTTAATGAAACGCTGCATAGCCTGAACGGTGAGGAACACCTGTGA
- a CDS encoding LysR family transcriptional regulator, whose product MRLNLDVLLILDALDKHGSFALAAESLFKTPAALSYMIQKLESDLNISLLDRSGHRAKFTDTGKMMLEKGRLLLNAANDLEKQAQLLSAGWERDLAIALDDSFPFQALLPLIDAFYAQHPQTRLNFTHHTLAGSWEELTHNGADIILGAINEPPTSAEWSWKMLGAMDNVFVVAPNHPLAATTQSLTNKQLSLHRAIVISDSARYCHPLNSNLLDEQAQIRVDDFATKVALLRAGLGCGFLPRHIARPWLENGELVEKPVISCREKDITYMAWRSGNDGLAQRWWREAILQEPCLSQLYR is encoded by the coding sequence ATGCGTTTAAACCTTGATGTACTTCTGATACTCGATGCGCTGGATAAACATGGCTCCTTTGCGCTCGCTGCGGAGTCACTTTTTAAAACGCCCGCGGCGTTGAGTTACATGATCCAAAAACTAGAAAGCGATCTGAACATCAGCCTGCTGGATCGCTCCGGCCATCGTGCGAAATTTACCGATACCGGCAAGATGATGCTGGAAAAGGGACGTTTACTGCTCAATGCCGCCAACGATCTGGAAAAACAGGCGCAGTTGCTGAGCGCCGGTTGGGAGCGGGATCTGGCCATCGCGCTTGACGACTCCTTCCCCTTCCAGGCCCTGCTGCCGCTCATTGATGCCTTTTACGCACAACATCCGCAAACCCGTCTTAATTTTACCCATCACACCCTTGCGGGCTCATGGGAAGAACTCACCCATAATGGCGCGGACATTATTCTCGGGGCAATTAACGAGCCGCCGACATCGGCGGAGTGGTCGTGGAAAATGCTCGGCGCAATGGACAATGTTTTCGTCGTCGCGCCAAACCATCCTCTGGCGGCAACGACGCAGTCGCTCACCAATAAGCAACTCAGCCTGCACCGTGCGATAGTTATTAGCGATAGCGCCCGTTATTGCCATCCGCTGAACAGCAATCTGCTCGATGAACAAGCGCAAATCCGGGTGGATGATTTCGCCACCAAAGTCGCTCTGCTGCGCGCCGGTCTGGGGTGCGGTTTTTTACCGCGCCACATCGCCCGCCCGTGGCTGGAGAACGGCGAACTGGTAGAGAAACCCGTTATCTCCTGTCGCGAGAAAGATATCACCTATATGGCCTGGCGCAGTGGCAATGACGGTCTGGCTCAGCGTTGGTGGCGGGAGGCTATCCTGCAGGAGCCGTGTCTGAGCCAGCTCTATCGTTAG
- the phoR gene encoding phosphate regulon sensor histidine kinase PhoR — protein MLERLSWKRLALELFLCCIPALILGAFFGHLPWFLLAAVTGLLIWHFWNLLRLSWWLWVDRSMTPPPGRGSWEPLLYGLHQMQMRNKKRRRELGSLIKRFRSGAESLPDAVVLTTEEGAIFWCNGLAQQILNLRWPDDSGQNILNLLRYPEFANYLKNRDFTKPLNLVLNSARHLEIRVMPYSDKQWLMVARDVTQMHQLEGARRNFFANVSHELRTPLTVLQGYLEMMQEQVLEGPTREKALHTMREQTQRMEGLVKQLLTLSRIEAAPVLAMNDKIDVPMMLRVVEREAQTLSQGKHQLHFSVDETLKVMGNEEQLRSAISNLVYNAVNHTPAGTEIRVSWQRAPHGVLFSVEDNGPGIAPEHLPRLTERFYRVDKARSRQTGGSGLGLAIVKHAVSHHESRLDIESTLGEGTRFSFLLPERLIAKNVA, from the coding sequence GTGCTGGAACGGCTGTCATGGAAAAGGCTGGCGCTTGAGCTTTTCTTATGTTGTATCCCGGCCCTGATTCTCGGGGCATTTTTTGGTCATCTGCCGTGGTTTTTACTGGCGGCGGTGACCGGGTTGTTAATATGGCATTTCTGGAATTTATTACGTCTGTCATGGTGGCTGTGGGTTGACCGCAGTATGACGCCGCCGCCGGGGCGCGGCAGTTGGGAACCGCTGCTGTATGGTCTGCATCAAATGCAGATGCGTAATAAAAAGCGCCGCCGCGAGTTAGGCAGCTTAATCAAACGCTTTCGCAGCGGGGCGGAGTCACTGCCCGATGCCGTGGTGCTGACCACGGAAGAGGGCGCCATTTTCTGGTGCAACGGCCTGGCTCAGCAGATCCTCAATTTGCGCTGGCCAGATGATAGCGGACAGAATATCCTCAACCTTCTGCGTTACCCGGAATTCGCTAACTATCTGAAAAACCGTGATTTCACGAAGCCCCTTAATCTGGTGCTCAATAGCGCGCGTCATCTGGAAATTCGCGTCATGCCCTACAGCGATAAGCAGTGGCTGATGGTGGCACGCGATGTCACTCAGATGCACCAGCTGGAAGGGGCGCGGCGTAACTTCTTCGCCAACGTCAGCCACGAGTTGCGTACGCCGCTCACCGTGTTGCAGGGCTATCTTGAGATGATGCAGGAGCAGGTACTGGAAGGGCCAACGCGGGAAAAAGCGCTACATACCATGCGCGAACAAACGCAGCGAATGGAAGGTTTGGTTAAGCAACTACTGACGCTTTCGCGTATTGAAGCCGCGCCGGTGCTGGCGATGAACGATAAAATCGACGTTCCGATGATGCTGCGGGTGGTCGAACGTGAGGCGCAAACCCTCAGTCAGGGCAAACATCAATTGCACTTTAGCGTCGATGAAACGCTGAAGGTCATGGGCAACGAAGAGCAACTGCGTAGCGCGATCTCCAACCTGGTATATAACGCCGTCAACCATACACCCGCCGGAACCGAGATTCGCGTTAGCTGGCAGCGAGCGCCGCATGGCGTGCTGTTCAGCGTCGAGGACAATGGTCCGGGGATCGCGCCTGAGCACTTGCCGCGATTGACCGAACGGTTTTATCGCGTCGATAAAGCCCGCTCGCGGCAAACCGGCGGTAGCGGTCTGGGGCTGGCGATCGTCAAACATGCGGTCAGTCATCACGAAAGTCGCTTGGATATTGAAAGTACGTTGGGTGAGGGAACACGCTTTAGCTTCCTGCTTCCGGAACGTTTAATTGCCAAAAATGTTGCCTGA